In the genome of Nakaseomyces glabratus chromosome K, complete sequence, the window CTGAAAATATTGTGCACAATACTTTATGGCTTTATATGCTGGGCTTTGAAGATAAAGTAGTTGTTTGTTCTCTTGTACTTGTTGGAAGTCAACTAATCCAAAAGTTCCAATTAGATGTAAAATAAATTCTCaaatttaaagaagaatCCCTTTTTTGTAGTTACTTTTATATCTTTTTGAATTGATGAACTGCAAAATTGTGTTTCAAGTTTCAGACAAACCCGAGATTGCCGCCCAGACGAACGTATTTTATAGCATGGAACAGAGTAGAACAACAAGTTTCACTGCTTTTCAAACTGGCTACATTAGATTAAGGAACTTCATCAAATACAAACTAGATAATGCTTAAATATTGTCTATGGTTCATTAGTAGGTAACATAtagaataatattgaaaaaagtaAACGTAGTTTATATAATCTAGAATGCAGAGTTCCGTACCTGCAAATTTGTCTCATTGGCGTAAATATATTGGGCATAGAAGATCACCTGAAATTGTTTAGTAGCGTTTTACAATCTACGCAAAAGTAACTCTTATCTTGCGATCCTGACGACCTTGTTAGAGGTTCAAATTTTGTACCATCACAGACATGACATTTTAGACCAGGGAACGACATAGGTGTCATCGTATTGCTAGTGGAATCTGAGCGTACGGAGGATATACTTTCTCTTGGAGCTCTGTTCATCGTCGCACCTAAAGCTGTGTTTGAGAAGTTTGCTGTAGGAGACTTGAATGCCTTCAATGATCTGAAACTGTGATTCCTTGTGATGGAAGCTTTAGAGCCCGACCCTACAGTTGTAGTGTTTGTTGATCCTGTACTACTTAAAAATGAGGTAGAATTTGTACTTGGTTGGTGGCCAACAGTACCCAAATTGGGCCTCGATTTATCATTCTCAGAAACAAGTGAATCGGTGCTACCATATTGTTTACCCATCTCTCTGTTATATTTCTGTAACTTCTGCAACACTCTAGCCCTTATACTCTTAGACATATCTGCTCTGAATACACGAATTAACCCATTACTGTCTGTCGAGATCAGTATACTTCCAATAACTTCCACTGGAGTTGGTTTAGCTAATGAAGTTGTCACTGGTGTCTTTGTAGCAGGAATATTGTCGTGCCCGCCTTTCTGTGTATCTTTTAGTTTAATTATGTCAACTTCATCAGATGGTTCAAAAAACTCTAGCGACAGTTCGCAAATAGGATCATTTGACAGAGATAAAGTCTTCGAGGTCTCTTCTGGTGCCATGGTGACCGTGGTAACTGGTGCATTATGTGcatgaaatgaaaaataatcaCTATTTTTCATGACACCATCGCTATGACTACTATGTGGAATAGGTAGTAATGAAGATAATTTTAAAGTGTTTCTTAAACTTTGTCTATCCTCACTTCCTTGGCTAGACGACCTGCTGATGGATTTCGAGAACAAACCTCGAATAGAACCTGATCTAGACATTCCATGTTTTTTTGCCTTCTTATTGATCTCGACAGGGTCAGAAGATTTTAATCTCCAACCATATACCCAATGGTCATCACTACTGTTGATTACTATCGGTTGATTACGATATACGGATATTTGAGCTTTATGCTGTGAAGAACCACATTGGAACCCTCTCAAGATTTCAATCAATTTCCTTCTTGTCAAGTCAAAGACTCTGATACGCGAATCACTAGAGGTCACGACCAATCTCAAAGAATTGTCTATCAAAGAATTGAAGCATTGTAGGCCTGTTACTCGAGGACCATGCCTAACTTTTGAATCATTACTTGGGCATAAAACTTCATGTGTATTTTCATGAGTTTTCTTAGCTGTAACATGAAAAGATGTTATATGTTCCAATCCTTTAGTTTGTAGTACATGTATGTAACCATTGAATGTTCCCACAATTGTATATGTGCCGTCTCCAGGGGTTAGTGTCAAGGAAGTCACTAGATCCCTACAATTAAATTCGAAACTCACCTCATCATCCAAAATTGACCACAGTCTACATTTTTGATCTAAACAACCGCTAATAAAGAACCTATCATCAGTAGGATGAAATTTGACACAAGTAACAAAATCTGGGTGTTGGAAACTCTTTAGAGATCTCATTTTTGAGGGATGCCATAGTTTTGCTGTTTTATCCATCGATGctgaaattaaaaaattattctttGACCAATCCATGTCTAATACGTCATGAAGATGTTCTTTGTATGTTCTTACTGGTGTAGGTTGAAATACTGGAGCATACAGATTTGAcgaattttcttttgcgTCTATGTTGTCGAAAGTGTCCCTACGCATAGCCGGTGACCCCAGTGGGCCACCATGTGATGAACCATGCTGATTTTGTTGTAACCGCAGTGATTTTGCTGAAGTCAAATGTGCAGAATCTATAGATGAATCCAACCCCCATCTCTCCACAGGTGTGCTTAGCACTTTCCACAGTCTTAGAACGCCATCTCGACTACCTGTTGCCATGTATTTACCATCAATGCTAAATTTTGTGCTCCATATAGCCTTTGTATTCTTAGCTGGTTCCAAATGTCCTGAAGTTGGAAGAACAGGGCATGCTGTCCCGGAGAAAGTTTTATCTGAATGCATGTCGTGATTCGGATCGTTTATATTATCGTGAAAGTTATTACCGTTTAGTGTAGCGTTCGTTATAGATGTATTTGGTTTTAGGCCATCGGGCTGAGATAATAAGCTAGCGCTCATTGCTTCTATGTCATCGAATTCATCAGTGGTTTTCAGCTCCTGCGCAAGGAATAATCTTCTAAACTGCTTAGATGACCGCGATCTCTTTTTGAAGATCCGTATGTAGCGGGGCTCCTTCAAGTACGTTTCAAACTGTTCTCTATCTATAAATGCAAATGGATTGAAATCTGACCTTGTGAGTCCACTGTTTCCTACGGACCCTCGCTGTATATGCTCTCTTACTTTCGCAAACGTATCTCTCTGTAGACTAGCCCTGGTGGCATCGGAAGCAATCGCAGTTGGCGAAGAAGACAGACTGCCCTCGTCGAACCTGAGTGTCTTTATCGGATCGCTACCGTTGCCGCTGGCGTTGGCCTTCCTGCTCGCCTTCGAAGATTCGGTCCCGTCAAACTGCGTGGTCCTCCTCCTGCTCATCTTGAACTGCAACGGCTGAATGTCAGCCGAGTACTCAGCCGAGTTGATCTCCTTCTTCGTGCGGTCCTTGCTGCCATCGTCGCTGGAATACTCACTGTTCATACTCTTCACCTCCCGCGCGTCCTGCGAATCATCCATCGAACGGCTCAACTCCGCGTCCTCGTCATGCGAAAAGCTATCAGAGTCCATACTGCTCCTCACAGGGATCGAGCTCCCAGTAGTGGTGGTCGTATCTGTAGCAACTTTCCCAAGATCAGTGGTCCCGTCCTCGTCATGGCCTATGGCGAAGTTAAACCTTGTCATTCACTTATACTCCCAAGATTGCTCACGTCGTTATTCAAGGGA includes:
- the LAF1 gene encoding Laf1p (CAGL0K03377g~Putative protein; gene is upregulated in azole-resistant strain); translated protein: MTRFNFAIGHDEDGTTDLGKVATDTTTTTGSSIPVRSSMDSDSFSHDEDAELSRSMDDSQDAREVKSMNSEYSSDDGSKDRTKKEINSAEYSADIQPLQFKMSRRRTTQFDGTESSKASRKANASGNGSDPIKTLRFDEGSLSSSPTAIASDATRASLQRDTFAKVREHIQRGSVGNSGLTRSDFNPFAFIDREQFETYLKEPRYIRIFKKRSRSSKQFRRLFLAQELKTTDEFDDIEAMSASLLSQPDGLKPNTSITNATLNGNNFHDNINDPNHDMHSDKTFSGTACPVLPTSGHLEPAKNTKAIWSTKFSIDGKYMATGSRDGVLRLWKVLSTPVERWGLDSSIDSAHLTSAKSLRLQQNQHGSSHGGPLGSPAMRRDTFDNIDAKENSSNLYAPVFQPTPVRTYKEHLHDVLDMDWSKNNFLISASMDKTAKLWHPSKMRSLKSFQHPDFVTCVKFHPTDDRFFISGCLDQKCRLWSILDDEVSFEFNCRDLVTSLTLTPGDGTYTIVGTFNGYIHVLQTKGLEHITSFHVTAKKTHENTHEVLCPSNDSKVRHGPRVTGLQCFNSLIDNSLRLVVTSSDSRIRVFDLTRRKLIEILRGFQCGSSQHKAQISVYRNQPIVINSSDDHWVYGWRLKSSDPVEINKKAKKHGMSRSGSIRGLFSKSISRSSSQGSEDRQSLRNTLKLSSLLPIPHSSHSDGVMKNSDYFSFHAHNAPVTTVTMAPEETSKTLSLSNDPICELSLEFFEPSDEVDIIKLKDTQKGGHDNIPATKTPVTTSLAKPTPVEVIGSILISTDSNGLIRVFRADMSKSIRARVLQKLQKYNREMGKQYGSTDSLVSENDKSRPNLGTVGHQPSTNSTSFLSSTGSTNTTTVGSGSKASITRNHSFRSLKAFKSPTANFSNTALGATMNRAPRESISSVRSDSTSNTMTPMSFPGLKCHVCDGTKFEPLTRSSGSQDKSYFCVDCKTLLNNFR